From a region of the Sporosarcina ureilytica genome:
- a CDS encoding M23 family metallopeptidase — MRTWIRSFIVAFCVSFVFLIPVHAENEKTREEILADRMDYYMKYSSIEVPWFYLAAIDQFERNIQEVRSDLERREEPVAMNLPPHIWAGVHNPHYEDQSPFSIAYFGGIGKDGDGDGFASSNSPDDIMYTLSEYLHAYSHTEKGIQQALMDYYDKKETVHQIMTIAKIYEYFETNALDKRAFPLPVRSHYSYRGTWGASRGWGGRRIHEGTDIFAGYGVPVRSVSYGVIEIMGWNEYGGWRVGIRDMHNTYHYYAHLSSFNKEFKEGSIVEPGDIIGYVGSSGYGKEGTSGRFPPHLHYGMYKYNGRVEWAFDPYPYLRIWERQDREGTQ, encoded by the coding sequence TTGCGTACATGGATACGCTCATTTATAGTTGCGTTTTGCGTTAGTTTTGTTTTCTTGATCCCGGTTCATGCTGAAAACGAAAAGACAAGAGAAGAAATCCTGGCAGATCGAATGGATTATTACATGAAATATTCAAGCATTGAGGTCCCTTGGTTTTATTTAGCAGCAATCGACCAGTTCGAGCGAAATATCCAAGAAGTGAGATCTGATCTTGAACGAAGAGAAGAGCCAGTCGCTATGAATTTACCTCCGCATATTTGGGCTGGGGTTCATAATCCCCATTATGAAGATCAATCTCCATTTTCAATTGCTTATTTTGGCGGGATTGGAAAAGATGGCGATGGGGACGGCTTTGCAAGTTCTAATAGTCCTGATGATATTATGTACACTTTGTCCGAGTATTTACATGCTTATTCGCATACAGAAAAAGGAATACAACAAGCATTAATGGATTACTATGACAAAAAAGAAACGGTTCATCAAATTATGACGATTGCTAAAATATATGAATATTTCGAGACGAATGCGCTTGATAAAAGAGCTTTTCCTTTGCCAGTTCGATCTCATTATAGTTACCGTGGAACTTGGGGGGCGAGTCGCGGTTGGGGAGGGCGTCGAATTCATGAGGGAACTGACATATTTGCAGGTTACGGAGTACCAGTTCGCTCGGTTTCTTATGGAGTAATCGAAATAATGGGCTGGAATGAATACGGCGGATGGCGTGTTGGAATTCGAGATATGCATAATACCTACCATTATTATGCACATTTATCATCGTTCAATAAAGAGTTTAAAGAAGGAAGTATTGTCGAACCGGGTGACATTATCGGATATGTTGGCAGTTCAGGGTATGGGAAAGAAGGTACATCGGGACGTTTCCCACCTCATCTCCATTACGGGATGTATAAATACAATGGCAGAGTAGAGTGGGCGTTTGACCCGTATCCTTACTTAAGAATATGGGAACGACAGGATAGAGAAGGTACTCAATAG
- a CDS encoding YqkE family protein, which translates to MKKNKHHQRKANQDSSLSISDALNEDVLSKLKEAKKELAQVEKKKEEQRQEQIRLERKEREKNKTFEELLNEYGDIGSKF; encoded by the coding sequence ATGAAGAAAAATAAGCATCATCAGCGCAAAGCAAATCAAGATTCATCATTGAGTATATCAGATGCGCTAAATGAAGACGTCTTGTCCAAATTAAAAGAAGCGAAAAAAGAATTGGCACAAGTTGAAAAGAAAAAAGAAGAACAAAGACAAGAGCAAATTCGACTTGAACGAAAAGAAAGAGAAAAAAATAAAACGTTTGAAGAATTGCTCAATGAATATGGCGATATCGGTTCAAAATTTTAA
- a CDS encoding acetyl-CoA C-acetyltransferase, with protein MTKEVVIVSAVRTAIGSFLGSLKDVSTVELGATVIQEALNRAGVAADQVDEVIMGNVLQAGIGQNPSRQACIKAGLPETIPAMTINKVCGSGLKAVHLAHQAIVAGDAHIIVAGGMENMSQAPYLLKNGREGFKMGDQKIIDSLISDGLWCAFNDYHMGTTAENLCDRYSISREEQDKFAARSQERAFRAIEAGKFEEEIVAVEIPQRSGEPKIFKTDEYVRQGTTAEQLGKLRPAFKRDGSVTAGNASGINDGAAAFVIMSKKKADELGVTPLATIVANAGAGVNPSLMGIGPVQAVKNVLERSNMSLSEIDLVEANEAFAAQSIAVDKELSFNHEKLNVNGGAIALGHPIGASGARILVTLLHEMKRRDVKAGLATLCIGGGQGVATIVTRP; from the coding sequence ATGACAAAAGAAGTCGTTATCGTAAGTGCGGTACGAACTGCAATCGGATCATTTTTAGGTTCTTTAAAAGACGTTTCGACGGTAGAACTAGGCGCAACGGTCATTCAAGAAGCCTTAAACAGGGCAGGGGTTGCGGCAGACCAAGTAGATGAGGTCATTATGGGGAATGTTTTACAGGCAGGGATTGGACAAAATCCATCTAGACAAGCATGTATTAAAGCTGGGTTACCGGAAACAATCCCGGCGATGACTATTAATAAGGTGTGCGGCTCTGGTTTGAAAGCCGTTCATTTAGCACATCAAGCAATTGTAGCGGGGGATGCACATATAATTGTTGCCGGTGGTATGGAAAATATGAGCCAAGCGCCATATTTACTGAAAAATGGTCGTGAAGGATTTAAAATGGGCGATCAAAAAATAATTGACAGTTTGATTTCTGATGGTTTATGGTGTGCATTTAATGATTATCATATGGGGACAACCGCAGAAAATTTATGTGACCGTTATTCCATATCACGGGAAGAACAAGATAAATTTGCTGCACGTTCACAAGAGAGAGCCTTCAGAGCAATAGAAGCAGGGAAATTTGAAGAGGAAATTGTGGCAGTTGAAATACCGCAACGTAGCGGAGAACCAAAAATATTCAAAACGGATGAATATGTTCGTCAAGGGACAACGGCTGAACAATTAGGCAAATTACGTCCAGCGTTTAAACGAGATGGCAGCGTCACTGCTGGAAATGCATCTGGCATTAATGACGGCGCGGCTGCTTTTGTCATTATGTCGAAAAAGAAAGCAGATGAGCTAGGTGTCACGCCGCTCGCAACAATTGTTGCAAATGCTGGCGCTGGAGTAAATCCTTCCCTTATGGGAATCGGTCCTGTTCAAGCAGTGAAAAATGTTTTGGAACGTTCAAACATGTCCCTCAGTGAGATTGACCTAGTCGAAGCAAATGAAGCATTTGCTGCACAATCGATTGCTGTTGATAAAGAACTTAGTTTTAATCACGAAAAATTAAATGTAAACGGTGGTGCAATTGCACTTGGCCATCCAATAGGTGCAAGTGGTGCAAGAATTCTTGTCACTTTACTCCATGAAATGAAGCGTCGTGATGTGAAAGCAGGTCTTGCGACACTTTGTATTGGTGGGGGCCAAGGGGTCGCGACGATTGTCACTAGACCATAG
- a CDS encoding hydroxymethylglutaryl-CoA lyase, translating to MFILPKNVTIIEVGPRDGLQNEQKLVHTQDKLAFIQALQQAGIEEMELTSFVSPKWVPQMADAKEIVERSERIGRQFVLTPNEKGVDLAIEAGAKSVAFFVGVSNSFNKKNINRTTAESMEAITPLIQNLKAQNIFVRACISTAFYCPYEGKIQQEDVIQLCKKFVKLGVDELSVADTIGKANPVESYNLFLALLNELPNILITAHFHDTRKMALANIFASLQAGVQRFDTSAGGLGGCPFAPGATGNVATEDVVHLLDSLGIHTGIDVEKVCEAVTLIEPHVSRPIETGMYKLFKSPQTQ from the coding sequence ATGTTTATTTTACCAAAGAATGTGACGATAATCGAGGTAGGACCACGAGATGGATTGCAAAATGAACAAAAACTTGTTCATACTCAAGATAAGCTCGCATTTATTCAAGCGTTACAACAGGCTGGAATTGAAGAAATGGAGCTTACTTCATTTGTATCGCCAAAGTGGGTGCCACAAATGGCCGATGCAAAAGAAATTGTGGAACGAAGTGAACGCATTGGCAGACAATTTGTATTAACGCCGAATGAGAAGGGTGTAGACCTGGCAATTGAAGCTGGTGCAAAGAGTGTTGCATTTTTTGTAGGGGTAAGTAATTCATTTAATAAAAAAAATATTAATCGAACGACTGCCGAAAGTATGGAAGCGATTACACCACTTATCCAAAACTTAAAAGCACAAAACATTTTTGTTCGTGCATGTATTTCTACTGCGTTTTATTGTCCATACGAGGGGAAAATTCAACAGGAAGACGTCATTCAACTGTGTAAAAAGTTCGTTAAATTAGGGGTAGATGAGCTTAGCGTTGCAGACACAATCGGGAAAGCAAATCCTGTTGAAAGTTACAACCTATTCTTAGCACTACTAAATGAGCTACCGAATATACTAATAACAGCACACTTTCATGATACTCGAAAAATGGCGCTCGCAAATATTTTTGCTTCACTTCAAGCAGGTGTTCAACGATTCGATACGTCTGCTGGCGGGCTCGGCGGATGTCCATTTGCACCTGGTGCAACGGGAAATGTTGCGACAGAAGATGTCGTACACCTTCTAGATTCACTAGGAATCCATACAGGAATTGATGTTGAAAAGGTATGTGAAGCTGTCACTCTCATTGAACCGCATGTTTCAAGACCGATTGAAACTGGTATGTATAAACTATTTAAGTCACCACAAACACAATAA
- a CDS encoding alpha/beta hydrolase translates to MKRRMLYLTSIFSSAIAAIVTLLGIFSSNRLMYLKLKDPDVIVQREVLAKRFDEKWYEAVDKEELWIQSPNDYLLHAIFLKPLQTNRTVIICHGVTENKINSFKYARLFERLGFNSVIYDHRRHGESGGKTTSFGFYEKSDLQAIVQFIRKKIGQHAILGIHGESMGAATTILYAGTYKDEADFHVVDCPFSDFTEQALHVLRRETPFRTTMVLRIANLFLKMRDGYTLKLISPKEVIANVQKPMLFIHSLEDDFILPYMTEELYEKKTGPKMLKIFEKGAHAKSFNDNAEEYEKTVQEFLQKFVN, encoded by the coding sequence TTGAAACGGCGAATGCTTTATTTGACAAGTATTTTCTCGAGTGCAATTGCAGCAATTGTAACGCTACTAGGCATTTTCTCGTCAAATCGCCTCATGTATTTAAAATTAAAAGACCCTGACGTGATTGTACAGCGAGAAGTATTGGCTAAACGCTTCGATGAAAAATGGTATGAAGCTGTAGATAAAGAAGAACTTTGGATACAATCTCCAAACGATTACTTATTGCATGCTATTTTCTTAAAACCATTACAGACAAATCGAACGGTCATTATTTGTCATGGCGTTACCGAAAATAAAATCAATTCATTTAAATATGCACGATTATTTGAAAGGCTTGGATTTAATTCAGTTATTTATGACCATCGAAGACACGGGGAGTCTGGCGGTAAAACGACGAGCTTTGGCTTTTATGAAAAATCTGATTTACAAGCAATCGTGCAATTTATCCGAAAGAAAATTGGCCAACATGCAATACTTGGGATTCACGGAGAGTCGATGGGCGCGGCTACAACGATTTTATATGCGGGTACATATAAAGATGAAGCAGACTTTCACGTTGTTGATTGTCCTTTCTCCGATTTCACTGAGCAAGCCTTGCATGTATTGCGAAGAGAAACGCCTTTTAGAACGACAATGGTGTTACGAATCGCGAACTTATTTTTAAAAATGCGTGATGGTTATACATTAAAGCTCATTTCGCCAAAAGAAGTCATTGCAAATGTTCAAAAACCTATGCTTTTTATCCACAGTCTAGAAGATGATTTTATTCTTCCTTACATGACAGAGGAATTGTACGAAAAGAAAACTGGTCCTAAAATGCTGAAGATTTTCGAGAAAGGTGCCCATGCAAAATCATTTAATGACAATGCTGAGGAATATGAAAAAACTGTACAAGAGTTCCTTCAAAAATTTGTGAACTAA
- a CDS encoding YneF family protein — protein sequence MATIWWILIIIVALLAGVALGFFIARQYMMKYLEENPPINEDMLRMMMMQMGQKPSQKRINQMMNQMNKMGDKKDKKSKKK from the coding sequence ATGGCAACGATTTGGTGGATACTAATCATCATCGTCGCGCTATTAGCTGGTGTGGCCCTTGGATTTTTCATTGCACGTCAATATATGATGAAATACTTGGAAGAGAACCCGCCGATTAATGAAGATATGCTACGAATGATGATGATGCAAATGGGGCAAAAACCTTCACAAAAGCGCATTAATCAGATGATGAATCAGATGAATAAAATGGGCGATAAGAAGGACAAAAAATCAAAAAAGAAATAA
- the sirA gene encoding sporulation inhibitor of replication protein SirA: MRSYSIYKIKEMYEQFIIGREQLLYDLLKENVNHSDDLQEVRYLCDIVDRELVDHAIVARLGKIFKTVELENGQHKLTHPVKGTILITFSPYSLTVKCDGSRMLDLDLFVALSEADRRFFAIMNGQGEWGWLKPVKHTQGNLERAVVFR; encoded by the coding sequence ATGCGGTCATACAGTATTTATAAAATAAAGGAAATGTATGAACAGTTTATTATTGGACGTGAGCAACTCTTATATGACTTACTGAAAGAAAATGTAAACCATAGTGATGATTTACAGGAAGTCCGTTATTTATGTGATATTGTGGATAGGGAATTGGTTGATCACGCAATCGTGGCTAGGCTTGGTAAGATATTCAAGACAGTTGAATTAGAAAATGGACAACATAAATTAACACATCCAGTGAAAGGAACGATTCTAATCACGTTTTCTCCCTACTCATTAACGGTGAAATGTGATGGTTCTAGGATGTTAGACCTTGACTTATTCGTCGCATTATCTGAGGCGGATCGTCGCTTTTTTGCTATTATGAATGGACAAGGCGAGTGGGGATGGTTGAAGCCTGTTAAGCACACACAAGGAAATTTAGAAAGAGCAGTAGTTTTTCGCTGA
- the tkt gene encoding transketolase, whose protein sequence is MTQQIDQLAINTIRTLSIDAIEKAKSGHPGLPMGAAPMAYTLWAKHMHHNPSNPQWFNRDRFVLSAGHGSMLLYSLLHLSGYNLPMEEIKNFRQWGSKTPGHPEYRYTDGVEATTGPLGQGIGMAVGMAMAEKHLAAKYNKPNFDIVDHYTYALCGDGDLMEGVAAEAISLAGHLQLNKLIVLYDSNDISLDGDLDMSFTENIQKRFESYGWNYIRVEDGNNVGLISKAIEEAKENVGGPTMIEIKTVIGYGSPNKSGSSASHGAPLGEDEMKLTKDYYKWTFEEDFYVPEEVYEGFREATTKLGVEKEQQWNELFESYQAEHADLATELQDAIAGKLPENFDDILPKYEEGTSLATRAASGDAINAIAEVVPALFGGSADLAGSNNTMIKGSDAFLPANYAGRNIWFGVREFAMGTALNGMALHGGLHVYGGTFFVFSDYVRPAVRLSALMEVPVTYVFTHDSVAVGEDGPTHEPVEHLAALRAMPGLSVIRPADANETAAAWKMAVSSDRTPTALILSRQNLDVLPTSAELAMEGVSKGAYVVSPATKDKADAILLATGSEVNLAVAAQKVLKEEGIDASVVSMPSWDLFEKQDQAYKDSVLPKDVKKRLGIEMGASLGWHKYVGDEGDVLAIDTFGASAPGNIVLEKYGFTVDNVVSKVKTLIEA, encoded by the coding sequence ATGACTCAACAAATTGATCAGCTTGCAATTAATACAATCCGCACACTTTCAATTGATGCAATTGAAAAAGCCAAATCTGGTCATCCAGGACTGCCGATGGGTGCGGCGCCAATGGCTTATACACTTTGGGCGAAACATATGCATCACAATCCTTCAAATCCACAGTGGTTTAACCGCGATCGCTTTGTTTTATCAGCTGGTCACGGATCTATGTTGTTATACAGCCTACTTCACCTATCTGGCTACAATTTACCTATGGAAGAAATTAAGAATTTCAGACAATGGGGTTCTAAGACGCCAGGTCACCCTGAATACAGATATACAGATGGCGTAGAAGCAACAACTGGACCGCTTGGACAAGGGATTGGTATGGCTGTCGGTATGGCTATGGCAGAAAAGCATTTAGCTGCAAAGTATAACAAACCTAATTTCGATATCGTTGACCACTATACATACGCATTATGTGGTGATGGAGACCTAATGGAAGGTGTCGCTGCGGAAGCCATTTCACTAGCGGGACATTTACAGCTAAATAAACTTATTGTTCTATACGATAGTAATGACATTTCATTAGATGGCGACTTGGATATGTCATTTACTGAAAATATTCAAAAACGTTTTGAGTCATACGGATGGAATTACATCCGTGTTGAAGACGGAAATAACGTCGGACTCATTTCAAAAGCAATTGAAGAAGCGAAAGAAAACGTTGGCGGACCGACAATGATTGAGATTAAAACAGTGATTGGTTACGGTTCTCCAAATAAATCTGGTAGTTCTGCTTCCCACGGTGCACCGCTTGGCGAAGATGAGATGAAGCTAACGAAAGACTACTATAAGTGGACATTTGAAGAAGATTTCTATGTTCCGGAAGAAGTTTATGAAGGCTTCCGTGAAGCTACAACGAAGTTAGGTGTAGAGAAAGAACAACAATGGAATGAGTTATTCGAAAGCTATCAAGCTGAGCATGCTGACCTTGCGACAGAATTACAAGATGCGATTGCAGGTAAACTTCCAGAAAACTTCGATGACATTTTACCGAAATATGAGGAAGGTACATCCCTCGCAACGCGTGCAGCTTCTGGAGATGCAATTAACGCAATCGCTGAAGTTGTTCCGGCATTATTTGGAGGAAGTGCAGACCTTGCAGGTTCAAATAATACAATGATTAAAGGTTCAGATGCATTCCTACCAGCAAACTACGCGGGACGTAATATTTGGTTTGGTGTAAGAGAGTTTGCAATGGGAACTGCATTAAATGGCATGGCATTACATGGTGGTTTACATGTATACGGCGGTACATTCTTCGTATTCAGTGACTATGTCCGTCCAGCAGTTCGACTTTCAGCATTAATGGAAGTTCCAGTAACTTATGTCTTTACGCATGATAGCGTTGCGGTAGGAGAAGACGGTCCAACTCATGAGCCTGTCGAGCATCTAGCAGCACTGCGCGCAATGCCAGGTTTATCTGTTATCCGCCCAGCTGATGCAAACGAAACAGCAGCTGCATGGAAAATGGCAGTAAGTTCGGACAGAACACCAACTGCACTGATCTTATCCCGTCAAAACCTTGACGTATTACCAACGTCAGCAGAACTTGCAATGGAAGGTGTTTCCAAAGGTGCTTACGTTGTTTCTCCTGCAACAAAAGATAAAGCAGATGCAATTTTATTAGCAACTGGTTCAGAAGTAAACTTAGCAGTGGCAGCACAAAAAGTACTTAAAGAAGAAGGTATTGATGCATCAGTTGTATCTATGCCATCATGGGATCTGTTTGAAAAACAAGACCAAGCTTATAAAGACAGCGTCCTGCCAAAAGACGTTAAAAAACGTCTAGGTATCGAAATGGGTGCATCACTAGGCTGGCATAAATATGTAGGTGACGAAGGTGATGTCCTTGCAATCGATACATTCGGAGCAAGCGCACCAGGAAATATTGTCTTAGAAAAATATGGCTTCACAGTAGATAATGTTGTCTCTAAAGTAAAAACTTTAATTGAAGCTTAA
- a CDS encoding DUF896 domain-containing protein, with amino-acid sequence MLSKEKINRINELSKKSKTSGLSMEEAKEQTKLRQEYLATFRSSMRKTIENVQVIDPEGNDVTPEKVKRAQNRQSKQ; translated from the coding sequence ATGTTATCAAAAGAAAAAATAAATCGTATCAATGAACTATCGAAAAAATCCAAAACGTCGGGTCTTTCAATGGAAGAAGCGAAAGAGCAAACGAAACTACGACAAGAATATTTGGCAACATTTCGCTCTAGCATGCGGAAAACGATTGAAAATGTGCAAGTTATCGACCCGGAAGGTAATGATGTAACGCCGGAAAAGGTAAAGCGTGCGCAAAATCGCCAATCAAAACAGTAA
- a CDS encoding YneB family resolvase-like protein, whose product MSKSCVIYCRVSTEKETQEQSLDRQQEELQNMAEKFNFDVQASFSDQHSGFDIEREGLLDLLDFVQKNEVDAVLIQDETRIGRGNARMAVYHLLAKTNTDIFTYHDSGPISLNEMDTMLLEILALVEEYQRKIHNAKIKRGMRRAVKEGYRPEKNLKNRGNLEGRERIEVPVSEIVSLRNKGLTFEEITSVLNGLGHDLSKATVHRRYREYIVEQEG is encoded by the coding sequence GTGAGTAAAAGCTGTGTAATCTATTGTCGAGTGAGTACTGAAAAAGAAACCCAAGAACAATCACTAGACAGACAACAGGAAGAATTACAAAATATGGCGGAAAAATTTAATTTTGATGTACAAGCATCGTTTTCAGATCAGCATAGTGGTTTTGATATTGAACGTGAAGGTTTGTTAGATTTACTAGATTTTGTACAAAAAAATGAGGTTGATGCGGTACTCATTCAAGATGAAACGCGGATAGGACGTGGAAATGCTAGAATGGCGGTGTACCATTTATTAGCTAAAACGAATACTGACATTTTTACGTATCATGATAGTGGTCCTATTTCATTAAACGAGATGGATACAATGCTGTTAGAAATCCTAGCGCTTGTTGAAGAATATCAAAGGAAAATTCATAATGCCAAAATTAAACGCGGGATGCGCCGAGCAGTAAAAGAAGGGTATCGTCCGGAAAAGAACCTCAAAAATAGGGGGAATTTAGAAGGTCGTGAACGGATTGAAGTTCCGGTGAGTGAAATTGTTTCACTACGCAATAAAGGTCTTACATTCGAAGAAATTACGAGTGTTTTGAATGGATTAGGGCATGACTTAAGTAAAGCGACTGTTCATAGGCGTTATAGAGAATATATAGTAGAGCAGGAAGGCTGA
- the yneA gene encoding cell division suppressor protein YneA — MNFIKKNNYILFVMVLFIIFTVASIKKLEHEVTYEYLTVAEGDTLWGYSEEYAENIPSDKWINEIVKINNLSSTTIKIGEEIRIPVTPQKLKFHDIATNTLEDGK, encoded by the coding sequence ATGAATTTCATAAAGAAAAATAATTATATACTATTTGTAATGGTGCTATTTATAATATTTACAGTGGCAAGTATCAAAAAGCTAGAACATGAGGTAACCTATGAATATCTAACAGTTGCAGAGGGAGATACATTATGGGGGTATTCTGAAGAGTATGCCGAAAATATCCCTTCAGATAAATGGATAAATGAAATTGTAAAAATAAATAATTTATCATCCACCACGATAAAGATAGGGGAAGAAATACGTATTCCCGTGACGCCACAAAAATTAAAGTTTCATGATATTGCTACAAATACATTGGAGGATGGAAAGTGA
- the lexA gene encoding transcriptional repressor LexA yields the protein MTKISKRQEAIMDFIKSEVNQKGYPPSVREIGAAVGLASSSTVHGHLARLESKGYIRRDPTKPRAIEILDPEGLDAIKPGVLHVPLIGKVTAGQPITAIENIEEYFPLPESFGTNEDNLFMLEIVGDSMIEAGILNGDYVVVKQKSTADNGEIVVAMTEEEEATVKRFFKEKNYFRLQPENASMDPIIVDNVSILGKVVGVYRTIH from the coding sequence ATGACAAAGATTTCAAAAAGACAAGAAGCCATCATGGATTTCATTAAATCCGAAGTAAATCAAAAAGGGTATCCACCTTCTGTTAGAGAAATTGGCGCAGCAGTCGGATTAGCTTCTAGCTCAACTGTTCACGGACATTTAGCACGATTAGAAAGCAAAGGCTATATTAGACGGGATCCGACAAAACCACGCGCGATTGAAATATTAGATCCTGAAGGGCTAGATGCCATTAAACCTGGCGTATTACATGTCCCACTTATCGGAAAAGTGACGGCGGGACAACCGATTACAGCAATCGAAAATATTGAAGAATATTTTCCTTTACCTGAGTCGTTCGGAACGAATGAAGACAATCTTTTTATGTTAGAAATTGTTGGCGATAGTATGATTGAAGCTGGTATTTTAAATGGCGACTACGTCGTTGTGAAACAAAAGAGTACCGCGGATAACGGTGAAATCGTCGTTGCCATGACTGAAGAAGAAGAAGCAACTGTTAAAAGATTTTTTAAAGAGAAAAATTACTTTAGACTTCAACCAGAAAACGCTTCGATGGATCCAATAATCGTCGACAACGTGTCCATTTTAGGTAAAGTCGTTGGCGTTTACAGAACAATTCATTAA
- a CDS encoding metallophosphoesterase has product MKKRLLFSIIGLLLLTTFLYSQNNWIKVTKISIRSDKLPKHFEGYKIVQLSDLHGKGFGKNQIKLINQVNRSKPHLIVFTGDLVDANQYEEEAGLKLMEELVQIAPVYFVTGNHEWWSGRFNSLETKLNDLGVMVLRNDLVEIYREQEKLSLIGIDDPANGNGSDTAITEEAIAHSIKGYRPDNFMILLAHRPEMLSLYAHYQFDIVFTGHAHGGQFRIPFIGGLIAPDQGLFPKYTSGKHTKGNTVMVVNRGLGNSIIPFRVFNRPEIIVTSLTHN; this is encoded by the coding sequence ATGAAAAAGAGGTTACTATTTTCAATAATTGGTTTATTGTTGCTTACCACATTCCTTTATTCTCAAAATAATTGGATTAAGGTGACCAAAATATCGATTCGTTCGGATAAACTCCCTAAGCATTTCGAGGGATATAAAATCGTACAATTATCAGATTTACATGGTAAGGGCTTTGGAAAAAATCAAATTAAACTCATCAACCAGGTGAATCGTAGCAAGCCTCATTTAATTGTATTTACCGGTGATTTAGTAGACGCGAATCAATACGAAGAAGAAGCTGGCTTAAAATTAATGGAGGAATTGGTTCAAATTGCACCCGTTTATTTTGTAACGGGCAATCATGAATGGTGGTCCGGAAGATTTAATTCATTGGAAACGAAGCTAAATGATTTAGGTGTAATGGTTTTAAGAAATGATTTGGTCGAAATTTATCGTGAACAAGAGAAATTATCTTTGATAGGGATAGACGATCCTGCCAATGGAAATGGGAGCGATACTGCAATAACTGAAGAAGCTATCGCTCATTCAATAAAAGGTTATAGACCGGATAATTTTATGATTTTATTAGCACATAGACCAGAAATGCTTTCGTTATACGCCCATTATCAATTCGATATTGTTTTCACGGGGCATGCACATGGCGGACAATTTAGAATCCCTTTCATTGGCGGCCTAATCGCACCTGATCAAGGATTATTTCCAAAGTACACTTCCGGTAAACACACTAAGGGCAATACGGTGATGGTCGTTAATAGAGGGCTAGGAAATAGTATTATTCCATTTCGGGTTTTCAATCGGCCGGAAATCATTGTGACATCATTAACACATAACTAG